The nucleotide sequence CGGCCGAGATGGGGTCCGCGTCGCCGCGCACGATTCGCTCGTCCACCGCGAACGCGTGGAAGGCCTCGTGCCCCGAGAAGACGACGAAGCTGTTGCCGAACAGACGCGTCTTGAAGATGGGGCCGTACTTCTCGAGGCGGTCCTGGTAGAAGCGATGGTTGTTGCGGAGGATCGAGAGGGTCTCGCCCAGCCAGGGCAGGCCGAACCGGCCGGGAGGGAGGGGCTTGTGCTTCGCCTGGGGTTTCACCATCGTCACTTCTTCTTGCGCTTCTCGGGGAGCAGCTTCATCGTCCAGCCGAACCACCGCGACGATCTGAACACCCAGTTGATCATCTGCTGGTTCCACTCGTGGAGCCAGTACTCCTTGATCAGATGGTTCTCGTCGAGGATGAAGATCCCTGTCGCCCGCCCGTGCAGCGTCTTGATCGGCATCCGGATCTCGTACTTCAGGATCACCGTCGTGAAGATCTCACCGGCTGTGATGTCGAGGACTTCGCCCACGAACACGCCGTCCTTGATGAACTGCGTCAGTCGCGTGTAGAGCCCGATGATGTCGTCGGTGGTCGTGTAGTCCCCCGACATATGGTTCTGGCCGGGATAGTGGATGACGGCGGTCGGGGCGAGCAGCTTGCGGAAGGCCGCCATGTCCGCGGCCATGAGCACATCCCAATACGTGCGGATCAGGGTGAACCGCGCTTCGCGGTCCTGCTCGGTGATCGTCATGACTTCCCTTCTCGGCCGCGGCCGCGCGTCGGCCGACTGTCTATCCGGCGGCGGATGCCGCGGCGGCTGCCGTGCTCGTGGAGCCTTCGGGCCTTGGCCCGACGACGCTCCACGGCGCGAACGCGTTCTTCACGCCGTCGAGCGACGGCGAGAGCTGTGGGTAGTGCCGAAGGAGCACCGAGGCCATCGTGTTGTCGGCGATCCACTGCATGCCGGTCTTCGTGTAGTACTCCTCGGTGTAGCAGTCGGTGATGAAGCGGTCGCTCTTCAGCCGCCTGCTCGCCATGAGGATGAACACGCGGAACGCGGTGTCGCTGAAGCCGAAACCTGGAGGAGGTGTCTCGGCGTGCATCCCGACCTGCAGATCGACCTTCTCGACGTCGCCGTACATGGCCTCGAGCTCCCGCGCCCACGTGGGGTTGTCGGTGAGCTCGTCGAACGTCTCGGCGGGCTTCAGATGCAGCTGGCGCCGGAACTCGTTGTACCGCGGCACGCCGCGCTCGCGGTCGCGCATGATGTCGAGGGCCGCGAGATCAAGGCGGAGTCCGTCGGGCAGCGTGATGTCCTGCATCCAGCGCGGGAAGTTGTGCAGCTGAACGGCTCCCGGATGCTGCACCCCGAACGAGTACCAGAGGTCCTGGACCCTTGCTCCCGAGGTGAGCACGCGGTGCGCGTTGAGCAGGATGATCTCCTGGAACTCCATGCTGTCCACCAGCGCGCCGTCGTCGAGCGAATGGACTTCGAGGGTGTCGGGCAGCAGGGGGTGCAGGCGGTACACCGCGGCGAACTCCTCCGTCAGCTGGTATGGCGAGCCGTGGTGGTCGAACGCGGAGCCGGGGATGCCGCTGATGACCTCGCTCCTGCTCAGGCGCCCGAACATGCGGTGCAGCTTCTCCTCCGCGAGCCCCCACCAGTTGGCCCGCATCGCGACCTTGAGCACGGGGTGGGCGATGATCGCGGGGGTCCACTCGACCGTGTGGATCTTGGCGAGGAGGGCCGAGACGACCAGCTGCGCGGTGCCGAAGAGCTCGTCCTCGGTCATCCCCGGGTAGTCGATCTTCAGCCGATCGCAGATGGCGTTGTGCTCCAGGGTGAAGAGGGTGTGCAGCAGCCCCAGGCCCACCCACCAGTTCTCGCTGAATCCGGTGAGTGCGACGCCCGTCGCCGGGTCGAGCGGCAGGTTCCCGTCCTTGAGCACGAGCTTGCCGTCCACGTGACTGCGCACCTGCTCGCGTCGCTCGGGAGTGCTGCCGTAGATCGACGAAGCGTCCCACCAGTGCGAGTTGCTGTTGATGAATGTCGGAGGCAGGTCGCGATCGGCGTCCGTACGGGTGTCGTCGATCTTGGTGCGCGGAATGCGCATGGGGTTCTCGAACCAGTCGTCGCCCTCCGCGACGTCGATCTCGATGACGTCGGCGGGCTCCCTGCCGTGCGCGAACCAGTCGTGCGTCTGGAACTGGATCCACGCGGCGGCGAGGAGGTTGATCGAGGTCGCCGGGGTGAACGTCTCGCGGCGCATCAGCTTCCGGCTGACCTCCCGCGGGTTCGGTGTCATGAGCTCGTCGGCCTCGGCCGGCCACGCGTGCGCCAGCGGGACATTGCGCGCGAACCGCGTGCCCGCGCGACCCATGTCGGGATCGCTCAGGTCGTTGTACGAGCCGTCGGCGGTGCGGAACCGTCGTCGCTCTTCGCCTGCCGACGCGGGCGTCACGCCGGGAGTGCGGCCGGCGCCGCCTGGCGTGCGTGTGTCGACGAGGTTGTCCTCCCGGAGCTCCTCGCGCAGCGCAATGAGGTTGAACAGACCCAGCAGGAACGGGAGCCGGTACCACGGTCTCGTGCGGTTGATCCGTGCGTAGAAGCGTCTGAGCACCTTGGGTCTCCTCATTGCCGACGGTAACGCGGGAGGGCAGGTCCGCGGATCTGCCCGAATCATAGTGAAGGAGAGCATGCGCGGGCCATCCTTCGTACATCCGACGTGCGGATCTTCGGAATGACCTTTCCCGCCGCGCGATCGGCGGCTGCGGCATCCGTTGCGGCGCCGCCGCCGGGGTCACTAGTTTGAGTGCCGAGGGGGCGATCCGGGACGACGTATCTTCTGCGGCGCGATGGACTCCTCCGGTGTACGACCGTCTCCACCAAGTGTGTCGCCGAGCCCGCAGAGAGGGAGTCGATGATCCGTACGCAAGACGAGAACGACGCAGAGCGGGGCACATCCTGCAGAGAGGTGGCCTGAGATGCCCGCGGCCGAGCACGTCGATGCCGTCGTCGTCGGCTCCGGGTTCGGAGCATCCGTCAGCGCCTACCGCCTCGCCGAGGCAGGCCGCTCCGTCGTGCTGCTCGAGCGGGGGCGGGCGTACCCGCCGGGCAGCTTCGCGCGCAATCCGTACGAGATGAGCAGGGCGTTCTGGGAGCCGAAGGACGAACTGCTCGGGCTCTTCGACGTGCGCTCCTTCCGAAAGCTCGAGGGCATCGTCTCCGCCGGTCTCGGCGGCGGCTCGCTCATCTACGCCAACGTGCTGCTTCGCAAGGACGAGCGCTGGTTCGTGCACGATTCGCCCCTGCCGGGCGGAGGGTACGAGCACTGGCCGATCGGCCGCAACGACCTCGACCGCCACTACGACGCCGTCGAGGCGATGATGACGCCGGTGCCGAACCCGTACCCCGACCTCCCCAAGGCGCGCGCACTGAGGGATGCCGCCGAGACGCTCGGGCTCCAGGCCTTCTCTCCGCCGCTCGCGGTGTCGTTCTCCGCGCGTCCCGGAGCCGAGCCGATGCAGAAGCAGCTCATCGACCTGCCGCCATACGGCAACATCCACAACGCGACCCGGCTGACGTGCCGCCTGTGCGGCGAGTGCGACATCGGCTGCAACGAGGGTGCGAAGAACACGCTCGACCACAACTACCTCTCCGCCGCCGCGGCGCACGGGGCCGACCTGCGCACCGAGTGCGAGGTCTACGGCGTCGCCCCCCTCGACGGCGGCGGCTATGAGGTGCGCTACGTGCGCTACGGCGAACGCGACGCGAGCGGTCGCCATGAGCGCACGCACGTGCGGATCACCTGCGATCATCTGTTCCTGGGTGCGGGCACGTTCGGCACCACCGCGCTGCTGCTGCGCAACCGGGTGGCACTCCCTGCGATCGGACGGGCACTGGGCACCCGCTTCAGCGGCAACGGCGACCTGCTGACCTTCTGCTTCGGTGCCCAGTCGACCAGCGAGGCGGGTCACACGCGGGTGATCGACCCCGCGTACGGCCCCGTCATCACCACCGCGATCCGCAAGCCCGACGGGCTCGACGAGGAAGGGCAGGGGCGCGGCTACTACGTGCAGGAGGCCGGGTTCCCCGAGTTCACGAGCTGGCTCGTCGAGACCGCGCAGGTGACCGCCTCGATGCGCCGCACGGCGAGCGTCGTCTCGCAGATCCTCGCGCACCGGCTGACGAACCGGAACGAGTCCACGATCTCCGCCGAGGTCGCGAAGCTCGTCGGCCAGGGGCGGCTGACGTCGAGCTCGCTCCCTCTGCTCGGCATGGGTCGCGACACTCCCGACGGACGGATCACGCTCGTCGACGGTGAGCTCGAGGTGGAGTGGACGACGGCGACCAGCAAGGCGTACTTCGACGCGATGCGCACGACGATGCAAGGCATCACCGAGGCGCTCGGCGGACGATTCCGCGACAACCCGCTGTGGTGGACCAAGCGCGTGGTGACTGTCCATCCGCTGGGGGGAACGCCGATGGGCCGTGCTCCCCAGGAGGGTGTGGTCGACAGCTGGGGCGAGTCGTTCGGGCACCCCGGACTCTTCGTGGTGGACGGCTCGGCAGTGCCCGGGCCGGTGGGACCCAACCCGTCGCTCACGATCGCGGCGATGGCGGATCGCGCCGTCGAGCACCTGCTCGAGCGGCCGAAGCCGCCACGGCGGGGTGCGAGCGACCCCGTGACGGTGGCGGTCGCCGAGGCACCGGTCGTCGTCGATGCCCCGGTCGACCCGATCGCCGGCCGCGGCATGGAGTTCACCGAGAAGATGAAAGGCCATCTCGCCCTGGGGGAAACGGATCCTCTCGCCGGCTGGGAGCTCGGGCGCCTGCTCGCGCAGCGCTTCATGTTCCAACTCACGATCACCGCACCCGACGTCGAGCGGTTCGCCGCCGGCGAGGATCACAC is from Microbacterium sp. LWH3-1.2 and encodes:
- a CDS encoding peroxidase family protein, producing MLRRFYARINRTRPWYRLPFLLGLFNLIALREELREDNLVDTRTPGGAGRTPGVTPASAGEERRRFRTADGSYNDLSDPDMGRAGTRFARNVPLAHAWPAEADELMTPNPREVSRKLMRRETFTPATSINLLAAAWIQFQTHDWFAHGREPADVIEIDVAEGDDWFENPMRIPRTKIDDTRTDADRDLPPTFINSNSHWWDASSIYGSTPERREQVRSHVDGKLVLKDGNLPLDPATGVALTGFSENWWVGLGLLHTLFTLEHNAICDRLKIDYPGMTEDELFGTAQLVVSALLAKIHTVEWTPAIIAHPVLKVAMRANWWGLAEEKLHRMFGRLSRSEVISGIPGSAFDHHGSPYQLTEEFAAVYRLHPLLPDTLEVHSLDDGALVDSMEFQEIILLNAHRVLTSGARVQDLWYSFGVQHPGAVQLHNFPRWMQDITLPDGLRLDLAALDIMRDRERGVPRYNEFRRQLHLKPAETFDELTDNPTWARELEAMYGDVEKVDLQVGMHAETPPPGFGFSDTAFRVFILMASRRLKSDRFITDCYTEEYYTKTGMQWIADNTMASVLLRHYPQLSPSLDGVKNAFAPWSVVGPRPEGSTSTAAAAASAAG
- a CDS encoding nuclear transport factor 2 family protein; protein product: MTITEQDREARFTLIRTYWDVLMAADMAAFRKLLAPTAVIHYPGQNHMSGDYTTTDDIIGLYTRLTQFIKDGVFVGEVLDITAGEIFTTVILKYEIRMPIKTLHGRATGIFILDENHLIKEYWLHEWNQQMINWVFRSSRWFGWTMKLLPEKRKKK
- a CDS encoding GMC family oxidoreductase, with translation MPAAEHVDAVVVGSGFGASVSAYRLAEAGRSVVLLERGRAYPPGSFARNPYEMSRAFWEPKDELLGLFDVRSFRKLEGIVSAGLGGGSLIYANVLLRKDERWFVHDSPLPGGGYEHWPIGRNDLDRHYDAVEAMMTPVPNPYPDLPKARALRDAAETLGLQAFSPPLAVSFSARPGAEPMQKQLIDLPPYGNIHNATRLTCRLCGECDIGCNEGAKNTLDHNYLSAAAAHGADLRTECEVYGVAPLDGGGYEVRYVRYGERDASGRHERTHVRITCDHLFLGAGTFGTTALLLRNRVALPAIGRALGTRFSGNGDLLTFCFGAQSTSEAGHTRVIDPAYGPVITTAIRKPDGLDEEGQGRGYYVQEAGFPEFTSWLVETAQVTASMRRTASVVSQILAHRLTNRNESTISAEVAKLVGQGRLTSSSLPLLGMGRDTPDGRITLVDGELEVEWTTATSKAYFDAMRTTMQGITEALGGRFRDNPLWWTKRVVTVHPLGGTPMGRAPQEGVVDSWGESFGHPGLFVVDGSAVPGPVGPNPSLTIAAMADRAVEHLLERPKPPRRGASDPVTVAVAEAPVVVDAPVDPIAGRGMEFTEKMKGHLALGETDPLAGWELGRLLAQRFMFQLTITAPDVERFAAGEDHTAVAEGYVDCDLLGGTLPVQRGWANLFVAADTTLTREMRYRLWFSDMSGQPLTMYGFKTVRNDRGFDMWTDTSTLYISLMRGHVPPGENGGQDAPADVIGAGILRILPLDFARQLTTFRGSGSGSLGSIARFGAFFAGSMKDVYLRPGPPAPGAVPAAVSSAPIPEDRS